One genomic segment of Paenibacillus xylanexedens includes these proteins:
- the pulA gene encoding type I pullulanase, with product MPEWTSFCYEGNDLGLTYTRAASTFKLWAPTAQQVYILIFDDEGHYNDSGKVQDHENGQEHFLTRDADGIWNLNLSGDWAGHYYMYRIIHDDQRIEVVVDPYARAVTANGQRTAIIDPETTNPVDWDLDVKPAFLRPVDAVLYELHVRDFSSDPHADIPYKGKYLAFTASGLTDRAGNSIGVDHLAELGVTHVHLLPVADYQTVNELATAEVGSNVRAPYNWGYDPQHYNVPEGSYATDPRDPAVRIRELKSLVQSLHRQGIRVVLDVVYNHTYSVEEGPFERIVPGYYYRYREDGTLSNGSGVGNELATERPMVRKYILDSLRYWAEEYHVDGFRFDLMALIDTETMNELTRELREQIDPAFLIYGEPWMGGDSPLDRKTLKGTQRGQGFAVFNDHFRSAIKGDSDGSGRGFVTGAGGQEYELIRGLAGALDDFTSSPVEVVNYVTAHDNLNLWDKIATTMNLRQELGFPVWKDGQPVGGGSAESAVKAADPYRYVDADDVLNHEMVRRSLLSSGILLTSQGIPFLHSGDEMLRSKAGDHNSYRSGDAVNAITWANKSRFRPVFDYYRGLIHLRRTHPAFRMIDAEQVRNHLRVIRADGNVVAFILQNGANQDTWNQIMVIYNGTEHEQHVDLGEGDWHVVVNDHQAGTDVIETVRGTVQVERWSLMVLYDTEHAGGAEPSTVEISFPRQVYSPKETTQLRAIVRDSIGNVVEKAPVTWTSSDPDIIQIQPDGTIHALERGEASITVHCGDITASCMLQVDYRHAERIEIVGEPVMYMTRISRFRALVLDQFGQPLQDSNIRWSSSHPELAAVSAAGIVRAMTPGVTHIIAEAGGIRATFGVTIHKQISRTVTLRYEREDQHYEGWDVWVWGTGMEDGAVRLEQVGNAAEARFRVAPGLHHLGLIIRLNEWEAKDTCGDRYVDIVPEDGDVHIIVRSGSDEMQIIRESEKTEDRNSA from the coding sequence ATGCCGGAATGGACTTCTTTTTGTTACGAAGGCAACGATCTTGGCTTAACATATACTCGTGCAGCAAGTACTTTTAAATTGTGGGCACCTACGGCACAACAGGTTTATATATTGATTTTTGACGATGAAGGGCATTACAACGATAGTGGTAAAGTACAAGATCATGAAAATGGGCAGGAACATTTCTTGACACGTGATGCGGACGGAATATGGAATCTGAATCTCAGCGGCGATTGGGCAGGACATTATTATATGTACCGAATTATCCATGATGATCAGCGGATTGAAGTAGTTGTTGATCCTTATGCCAGAGCGGTAACGGCTAATGGGCAACGAACGGCTATTATAGATCCGGAGACCACCAATCCGGTCGATTGGGACCTGGATGTCAAACCTGCTTTTCTGCGTCCTGTTGATGCCGTGTTATATGAGTTGCATGTCCGTGATTTCTCCTCAGACCCACATGCAGATATTCCGTATAAGGGAAAATATCTGGCATTCACGGCATCCGGTCTGACGGATAGAGCAGGCAATAGTATTGGCGTAGACCATCTTGCCGAACTGGGAGTCACTCATGTACATCTTCTGCCTGTGGCGGATTATCAGACGGTGAATGAACTTGCTACGGCAGAAGTGGGTTCAAATGTCAGAGCACCATACAACTGGGGGTATGATCCCCAGCATTATAACGTTCCCGAAGGTTCGTATGCTACCGACCCTCGTGATCCTGCAGTTCGAATTCGGGAGCTCAAATCACTCGTTCAATCGCTGCACAGACAAGGCATTCGCGTTGTACTTGATGTTGTCTATAATCACACGTATAGCGTGGAAGAGGGTCCTTTTGAACGGATTGTACCAGGCTATTATTACCGTTATCGGGAGGATGGCACCCTCAGTAATGGTTCTGGTGTAGGCAATGAATTGGCGACAGAACGTCCAATGGTGCGAAAATATATTCTGGATTCTCTCCGATATTGGGCAGAAGAATATCATGTGGACGGATTTCGATTTGACCTTATGGCCCTGATTGATACGGAAACGATGAATGAATTGACACGTGAATTGCGGGAGCAGATCGATCCGGCGTTTCTGATCTATGGGGAACCCTGGATGGGTGGAGATTCACCTTTGGACCGTAAAACATTAAAAGGAACCCAGCGAGGTCAGGGGTTTGCAGTGTTTAATGATCATTTTCGCAGTGCAATCAAGGGCGATAGTGATGGCAGTGGCAGAGGGTTTGTTACGGGTGCCGGAGGGCAGGAATATGAGCTTATTAGGGGATTAGCGGGAGCATTGGATGATTTCACATCTTCACCTGTGGAGGTTGTCAATTATGTAACTGCCCATGACAATCTCAATCTGTGGGATAAAATTGCGACAACAATGAACCTTAGACAGGAATTAGGATTTCCCGTATGGAAGGACGGACAGCCCGTGGGTGGCGGAAGTGCTGAGTCCGCGGTAAAAGCAGCAGATCCTTATCGGTATGTGGATGCAGATGATGTTTTGAATCATGAGATGGTTCGTCGCTCGTTACTGTCCTCCGGCATTCTGCTTACTTCTCAGGGAATTCCGTTTCTGCATTCAGGGGATGAGATGCTCAGATCCAAAGCCGGTGATCATAACAGTTATCGGAGCGGGGATGCGGTGAACGCCATCACATGGGCCAACAAATCACGCTTCAGACCGGTGTTTGACTACTATCGTGGTCTTATTCATTTGCGGCGAACACATCCCGCTTTTCGTATGATTGATGCTGAACAGGTACGAAATCACCTTCGTGTTATTCGTGCGGATGGCAATGTAGTTGCCTTTATACTTCAGAATGGTGCGAATCAGGACACCTGGAATCAGATTATGGTCATCTATAACGGAACGGAACATGAGCAGCATGTTGATCTGGGGGAAGGGGACTGGCATGTTGTAGTCAATGATCATCAGGCAGGCACAGACGTGATCGAGACTGTTCGTGGTACTGTTCAGGTAGAACGATGGTCCTTAATGGTACTGTATGACACAGAGCATGCTGGAGGCGCTGAACCATCAACAGTGGAGATTAGTTTTCCTCGCCAGGTATATAGTCCGAAGGAGACCACTCAACTGCGAGCGATCGTACGGGACAGCATTGGCAATGTTGTGGAAAAAGCTCCAGTTACCTGGACTTCTTCTGATCCGGATATTATTCAGATCCAGCCTGATGGAACAATCCATGCACTGGAACGAGGGGAAGCTTCGATTACAGTCCACTGTGGGGACATAACGGCAAGCTGTATGTTACAAGTGGATTATCGTCATGCTGAACGAATTGAAATTGTGGGCGAACCTGTCATGTACATGACTCGAATCAGTCGCTTCCGTGCCTTGGTTTTGGATCAATTTGGTCAGCCGCTTCAGGATTCAAATATACGCTGGAGCTCTTCTCATCCAGAACTTGCAGCGGTGAGTGCAGCAGGGATCGTACGTGCGATGACACCAGGAGTAACCCATATTATTGCTGAAGCTGGAGGAATCCGGGCAACGTTTGGCGTAACGATTCATAAACAGATTTCGCGAACCGTCACGCTTCGATACGAACGGGAAGACCAGCATTATGAAGGTTGGGATGTCTGGGTATGGGGCACAGGTATGGAGGACGGAGCCGTACGGCTGGAACAAGTCGGTAATGCCGCCGAAGCCCGCTTCCGCGTTGCTCCGGGTCTGCATCACCTGGGATTGATCATTCGATTGAACGAATGGGAAGCTAAAGATACGTGCGGAGACCGTTACGTGGACATTGTACCTGAAGACGGGGATGTACACATTATTGTCCGTAGCGGATCAGACGAGATGCAGATCATTCGTGAAAGTGAAAAAACAGAGGATCGTAATAGCGCATAG